The DNA region TCTTCTAAATAATCTGCCTCAGTTAGCTCATCCATCACCCAAATGTGATTGTGTTCAGTGTAGGTTAAGGTTATTATTAAGCATAAAATTCTTCACTGACCTCTACCTAGAATTATAACAacaattaataataacaataatttatgtaataaaaaattttaaagtgtatatataaattttccCCCAGCTTAACAAAATACCAACACCTcccgcctcccccccccaccaaataCCAAAGAGCATTATGTATTTGGTAACTTTCCTCACTTTTGATTTTAAAGTTAAGATGTTGTACTTGTTCTAAGTTTTCTAAGTTGAACTagtctgtttgtattttgaaaagaattatGTGGCTGAATGATACATTGTCactaagaagaaggagaaggtgcTTTTACCTTtccaagaaaattaattacaggTAACAAGAGTGTCACCTGTGACTGAAGTCAGATTAGATTACTCAGTTGAATAATCAGGAATAATGCAAGGATCAACAGTTCAGCTTGGGTGAGAGTCAGGGGTGACAGAGGCCCATTTAACAAGGCCGCACAGTTGCTCAGAGTTCTTAAAAATGACTCAAAAATGCAGGTGGATGTTTTTACCTACCAAGAACCTCCAAGTCTGTAGTCCAGAGatgatttttctcctgtgtttggGTTGCTCACTTAATGAGAAGTTGCTACCGCAGCTAATGGATTCAGACTGATCTGAATGCATTCAGATCTTTATATGACAGTGTGTTGCGAAACACAGCACAACGATATCGTTAAAAGCAGCCGTCCTAGAATCATTATTGCTATTTTACGTGGGAAGGATCTAGCGAGGAGGTGATGGTAACGCTACCTATTACCTAAATCTACAAAGAAGTACGAAAAGAACCCATAGATTAAAAAGTTTATAAtacctttaaaatgtatatatctttaaattttaagtatattttaaaacctcAGAGACAAGTGTAGCTCATATAAAACAGTCCAGCTAAAAGTAGCTTATTCGGTTTCTTCACCTAGTGTCACTTGCAAATTAaccaagaaaatacaaataaaataactttcttcCTGATAGTGACTGAAAacaaatgtacttatttaaaCCACACCAACAGCTTCCTTTTCTAAGAAAGAAGTTTGTTATTctaagatttcttttagaaaactaACAGTACTTGTTTCAAACCTGCCCTGCTAGGATTTTTCACAAGGGAGAGAAAGGGCTTCTTTACTTCTTCCTCTGCAGTTAAAATGAGTTATGCATTAACATCAGATAGAAGCTTCTGAATAAAAGCCcttgagtgcttttttttttttatcagtttggATTGTTGAGTTTTTAACAATTCACTTCTAAGTGACTTCAATTAACAGCAATGTTATATGTGGTGGTATTTATATGAGGGGAAAAAGTCAAGCCAGTTGCAAGTGTTTTATAATATTAAGAATAGTGTATAAAAATCAACTATTCTGTTGTAAGTTGTCCCCAATGTTACTGGCTTTGATTAAACCGTTCTAGGGGAAGATCCAATTGTATTAATTCAAACTGAAATAATTGGCTCTTTTATGTTTCCTGCTTTTTATTATCAGTTTACGGATTCAAAGATCAGCAAACTTTCTTTCAGTCTGTGTTCAACAATTTAAACTACGTGCAAAGAGGGTACCTGGAACAATTTTCCTCTATACTTTTTCTGCCTGAGTATTTTATAATTCAGAGGAACTTGATAATAAAATGTGTGGTAGAAAAGTAAATGGTTTGTGACTTCTTAGATTTAAAAAgtggaacaaacaaaaaacacatgtaatatgagaaattaaaagtagaattctgcaaaaagtaaaattttatgtttttgttcattcatttgtttgtttaatggaAATGGCGAGGTTCTAGTCAAAAGAACCCCAAAGTATGCAGTAGCCATAGAAGTCTTTGGGAAGGATGTCATACTGAGGAGAGCTCAAATCACTTCTaaggatatattttttttaaaacatagaattGGTCAGGAAAATAGTATTCTGTTTCACATTTTTGGGTGGCATCTATAATGGCAAACTACACACCCACAGTGATTTATAGTGTACAAAGCTCTTTTCCTATGTCATCCTCCTATAACCGTATGAGGAAGATAGgcgttattatcaccattttacagatgggaaagctgAAGTACTGAAGAGATTAAGTGGGGGTAGCTCTTCTTATAAATGGTGGACCCCCGGTTTTCTAGTTCTGGGCAGGAATAGAGCCCACTGGTACCCTTGTCCATTGGTTGAGATTAAATGACTTAGCATCAGGCAAGAAAATAAAGGTCTTTTCTGAGTACTTTAGAATTCAGAAGTGGGAATACAGAAAGAGGTACTGTGTCCCACAATTctgataatttattttaaaggggaccattcactttttacttttacaaTGAAGGCAATTAATCATTTGTTGTATATTGTGTGCTAAGCACTGACACAAAATAAGGACAGTAAAGAATACCCGTCTCAACTGAATTATGAAGAGAGTTAACTGCAGCGCCTTCAATCATGAAAATCATTACCTTTAGTGACTATGCAGAATGAAAAAGACTTTTATTCTCTTTAGGTCCATTCATTATATTACCTGCCACAATGGCTCTTTACTCAAATCAATATATGTTTACCATATCCTCTGAAGGAAATACCACATTTTATTAGAGCCAGTTGCTTCTATACGGAGTGGATTCAAGTGACAATGTGTTCAATGTGgtattctctccctctttctttttctcaccacCAGGTGAAACTGGGTGGAGCTGCTCCCAACTCCAGTGTGGTGCCTGTCTCCAGCCCTGAAGGAGACGACAGCGGTGGACATGGTGCCCATGAGAAAGCGGTTGATGGGGCTGAGTGCCACCTTCTTGACTTTGCCAGCCCTGAGCGCCCACTGGTGGTCAACTTCGGCTCAGCCACTTGACCTCCTTTTACTAACCAGCTGCCAGCCTTCAGCAAACTGGTGGAAGAGTTCTCATCAGTGGCTGACTTCCTGTTGGTCTACATTGATGAGGCTCATCCTTCAGATGGTTGGGCGGTGCCTGGggattcttctttgtcttttgaggTGAAGAAGCACCGGAACCAGGAAGACCGATGTGCGGCAGCCCACCAGCTAATGGAGCGTTTCTCCTTGCCGCCCCAGTGCCGAGTTGTGGCTGACTGCATGGACAATAATGCCAATGTCGCTTATGGGGTAGCCTTCGAACGTGTGTGTATTGTGCAGAGACAGAAAATTGCTTATCTGGGAGGAAAGGGCCCCTTCTACTACAACCTTCAAGAAGTCCGGCGTTGGCTGGAGAAGAATTTCAGCAAGAGATGAAAGCTAGATTAGCTGGTTAAAGGTATGATTgtaatagagatttttttttgtttttaaattatgtaaagaCAAGGAAACTAAGAACTGAATCCACTATTTCAACTGAGTCCCATTGTCTCACTGAAAGACAGGAATTTACGTGTCAGAAGAACATAAACCTCTAACATCGTGATACTACTTTCACCACTTAAATGGCTTT from Eschrichtius robustus isolate mEscRob2 chromosome 1, mEscRob2.pri, whole genome shotgun sequence includes:
- the DIO2 gene encoding type II iodothyronine deiodinase isoform X2; translation: MPRSTSQNFCCQCPCPCREPQPPPASAGDPPTLAVLQAGKSKMKKPRDSVSGLATGPKTRLGCWDRILIPPRASAFSTPALSCFAQEGEGEPERTRQLTQEAEKMGILSVDLLITLQILPVFFSNCLFLALYDSVVLLKHVVLLLSRSKSTRGEWRRMLTSEGMRCIWKSFLLDAYKQVKLGGAAPNSSVVPVSSPEGDDSGGHGAHEKAVDGAECHLLDFASPERPLVVNFGSATUPPFTNQLPAFSKLVEEFSSVADFLLVYIDEAHPSDGWAVPGDSSLSFEVKKHRNQEDRCAAAHQLMERFSLPPQCRVVADCMDNNANVAYGVAFERVCIVQRQKIAYLGGKGPFYYNLQEVRRWLEKNFSKR
- the DIO2 gene encoding type II iodothyronine deiodinase isoform X3, coding for MPRSTSQNFCCQCPCPCREPQPPPASAGDPPTLAGLATGPKTRLGCWDRILIPPRASAFSTPALSCFAQEGEGEPERTRQLTQEAEKMGILSVDLLITLQILPVFFSNCLFLALYDSVVLLKHVVLLLSRSKSTRGEWRRMLTSEGMRCIWKSFLLDAYKQVKLGGAAPNSSVVPVSSPEGDDSGGHGAHEKAVDGAECHLLDFASPERPLVVNFGSATUPPFTNQLPAFSKLVEEFSSVADFLLVYIDEAHPSDGWAVPGDSSLSFEVKKHRNQEDRCAAAHQLMERFSLPPQCRVVADCMDNNANVAYGVAFERVCIVQRQKIAYLGGKGPFYYNLQEVRRWLEKNFSKRUKLD
- the DIO2 gene encoding type II iodothyronine deiodinase isoform X5 — its product is MPRSTSQNFCCQCPCPCREPQPPPASAGDPPTLAEGEGEPERTRQLTQEAEKMGILSVDLLITLQILPVFFSNCLFLALYDSVVLLKHVVLLLSRSKSTRGEWRRMLTSEGMRCIWKSFLLDAYKQVKLGGAAPNSSVVPVSSPEGDDSGGHGAHEKAVDGAECHLLDFASPERPLVVNFGSATUPPFTNQLPAFSKLVEEFSSVADFLLVYIDEAHPSDGWAVPGDSSLSFEVKKHRNQEDRCAAAHQLMERFSLPPQCRVVADCMDNNANVAYGVAFERVCIVQRQKIAYLGGKGPFYYNLQEVRRWLEKNFSKRUKLD
- the DIO2 gene encoding type II iodothyronine deiodinase isoform X4, with the translated sequence MPRSTSQNFCCQCPCPCREPQPPPASAGDPPTLAVLQAGKSKMKKPRDSVSEGEGEPERTRQLTQEAEKMGILSVDLLITLQILPVFFSNCLFLALYDSVVLLKHVVLLLSRSKSTRGEWRRMLTSEGMRCIWKSFLLDAYKQVKLGGAAPNSSVVPVSSPEGDDSGGHGAHEKAVDGAECHLLDFASPERPLVVNFGSATUPPFTNQLPAFSKLVEEFSSVADFLLVYIDEAHPSDGWAVPGDSSLSFEVKKHRNQEDRCAAAHQLMERFSLPPQCRVVADCMDNNANVAYGVAFERVCIVQRQKIAYLGGKGPFYYNLQEVRRWLEKNFSKRUKLD
- the DIO2 gene encoding type II iodothyronine deiodinase isoform X1, which gives rise to MPRSTSQNFCCQCPCPCREPQPPPASAGDPPTLAVLQAGKSKMKKPRDSVSGLATGPKTRLGCWDRILIPPRASAFSTPALSCFAQEGEGEPERTRQLTQEAEKMGILSVDLLITLQILPVFFSNCLFLALYDSVVLLKHVVLLLSRSKSTRGEWRRMLTSEGMRCIWKSFLLDAYKQVKLGGAAPNSSVVPVSSPEGDDSGGHGAHEKAVDGAECHLLDFASPERPLVVNFGSATUPPFTNQLPAFSKLVEEFSSVADFLLVYIDEAHPSDGWAVPGDSSLSFEVKKHRNQEDRCAAAHQLMERFSLPPQCRVVADCMDNNANVAYGVAFERVCIVQRQKIAYLGGKGPFYYNLQEVRRWLEKNFSKRUKLD